One region of Halomonas huangheensis genomic DNA includes:
- a CDS encoding DUF3008 family protein: MPAKSKAQQMAAGAALAAKRGEQKVSELEGAARSMYDSMDEAELEAMASTKRSDKPRHDSQS, from the coding sequence ATGCCAGCAAAATCCAAAGCTCAGCAGATGGCAGCGGGCGCAGCCCTGGCGGCCAAACGCGGTGAACAGAAAGTGAGCGAGTTGGAGGGGGCTGCCAGGTCCATGTACGACTCCATGGATGAAGCTGAACTGGAAGCAATGGCGTCTACAAAACGCAGCGACAAGCCGCGGCATGACTCGCAGTCGTGA
- the mntP gene encoding manganese efflux pump MntP, giving the protein MSLVSTTLLAFSMSTDAFAASLCKGTCMQQPRFSVALKTGLVFGVIEMISPVLGWLLGMGASQLVRDWDHWVIFTLLLLLGGRMIFAGLKPQQADDQCCGSSSRNPSWWLIVATAIATSLDAMAVGIGLAFMDVNIWLTALAIGLATTIMSTTGVMIGRRVGAAIGQRAEILGGIILIGVGCATLYHHLAADGLVLIQQMGA; this is encoded by the coding sequence ATGAGCCTGGTTTCCACCACACTGCTGGCCTTTTCCATGTCCACCGACGCCTTTGCCGCGTCGCTGTGCAAGGGAACCTGCATGCAGCAGCCACGCTTCAGTGTTGCGCTCAAGACGGGCCTGGTGTTTGGTGTGATTGAAATGATCAGTCCGGTTCTCGGCTGGTTACTGGGGATGGGGGCCTCTCAGTTGGTGCGTGACTGGGACCACTGGGTGATCTTCACCCTGCTGCTGCTGCTCGGTGGCAGAATGATCTTCGCTGGCCTGAAGCCACAGCAAGCGGACGACCAGTGCTGCGGCAGTTCTTCTCGCAACCCCAGTTGGTGGCTGATTGTCGCCACCGCCATCGCGACCAGTCTCGATGCCATGGCTGTCGGTATCGGTCTCGCCTTCATGGACGTCAACATCTGGCTGACCGCACTGGCCATCGGCCTGGCGACCACTATCATGTCCACCACCGGTGTCATGATTGGACGCAGAGTCGGCGCTGCCATCGGTCAACGGGCCGAGATACTCGGCGGCATCATCTTGATTGGTGTGGGCTGTGCCACGCTGTATCACCACCTGGCCGCTGACGGCCTGGTATTGATACAGCAGATGGGGGCATAA
- a CDS encoding MBL fold metallo-hydrolase, whose protein sequence is MSQQPIVEAFSNEPTNTFSYVVLDPASRACAIIDSVLDFDAAAGRTDARSAEEILSFVQDQGLTVEWVLETHVHADHLSAAPYLQQRLGGKVGIGARIVEVQEVFGKVFNAGTEFTRDGSQFDRLFEDGEVFSIGTLEGRVLHTPGHTPACLTYVIGNAAFVGDTLFMPDYGTARCDFPGGDARTLFRSIHKVLALPAETRLFLCHDYRTPEREAFRYETSVAEQRADNIHVHDGVGEDTFVRIRVERDATLGMPRLILPSVQVNMRAGQMPPAEDNGQVYLKVPINLF, encoded by the coding sequence ATGTCTCAACAGCCGATCGTCGAGGCTTTCTCCAACGAGCCCACCAATACCTTCAGTTATGTTGTGCTCGATCCGGCCTCCAGGGCCTGCGCCATCATTGATTCCGTACTCGACTTCGATGCTGCTGCAGGCCGCACCGATGCCCGTTCTGCCGAGGAGATTCTGTCCTTCGTACAGGATCAGGGCCTGACGGTGGAATGGGTTCTGGAGACTCATGTCCATGCCGACCACCTCTCGGCAGCGCCTTATCTCCAGCAACGACTTGGCGGTAAGGTCGGTATCGGGGCCAGGATCGTCGAGGTGCAGGAGGTTTTTGGTAAGGTCTTCAATGCCGGCACCGAGTTTACCCGGGATGGCAGTCAATTCGATCGACTCTTTGAAGATGGGGAAGTTTTTTCCATTGGCACTCTGGAAGGCCGAGTGCTGCACACTCCGGGTCATACTCCGGCTTGCTTGACCTATGTCATCGGCAACGCAGCCTTCGTTGGCGATACCCTATTCATGCCCGATTACGGTACGGCTCGCTGTGACTTTCCTGGTGGTGATGCGCGTACTCTGTTTCGCTCCATTCACAAGGTACTGGCGCTACCCGCCGAAACCCGACTCTTCCTGTGCCACGATTACAGGACGCCGGAGCGTGAGGCGTTCCGCTACGAGACCAGCGTGGCCGAGCAACGTGCCGACAATATCCATGTTCACGATGGGGTCGGTGAAGACACCTTTGTCAGGATTCGCGTCGAACGCGATGCCACGCTCGGTATGCCACGCCTGATCCTGCCGTCAGTACAGGTCAATATGCGTGCCGGACAGATGCCACCTGCCGAGGACAATGGTCAGGTCTATCTCAAGGTGCCGATCAATCTCTTTTGA
- the dusA gene encoding tRNA dihydrouridine(20/20a) synthase DusA produces MTTYPPISEARRFSIAPMMDWTTRDYRVFARTLTRHALLYTEMVTTGAILHGRPRERFLGYDAVEHPLALQLGGSDPGELAECAAIAEEWGYDEVNLNVGCPSDRVQNNLIGACLMGHPDKVATAVRAMRESVSIPVTVKCRIGIDDQDEDADLEHFIQQVADAGCEVFIVHARKAWLQGLSPKENRDVPPLNYPRVHRLKANRPELHIGINGGIKTLEECHAQLEHVDSVMIGREAYQNPWLLAGIDEALYGTPGPATDRHEAARAMRAYIVRRLEEGAKLNHMTRHMLGLFQGCPGGRRFRRHLSENAHREGAGLSVLDDALGLVPEVEPESAA; encoded by the coding sequence ATGACGACATACCCTCCCATTTCCGAGGCTCGTCGGTTTTCTATTGCACCGATGATGGATTGGACGACCCGCGATTACAGGGTCTTTGCGCGTACGCTGACGCGCCATGCGCTGCTGTATACGGAGATGGTCACCACCGGTGCCATTCTGCATGGGCGGCCGCGTGAACGGTTCCTCGGTTACGATGCGGTCGAGCACCCTCTGGCGCTGCAGCTGGGCGGCAGTGATCCCGGTGAGTTGGCGGAGTGTGCGGCGATTGCCGAGGAGTGGGGCTATGACGAGGTCAATCTCAATGTCGGTTGCCCCAGTGATCGGGTTCAGAACAATCTGATCGGTGCCTGCCTGATGGGCCATCCGGACAAGGTCGCCACGGCGGTGCGGGCGATGCGCGAGTCGGTGTCGATTCCGGTGACGGTCAAGTGTCGTATCGGGATTGATGATCAAGATGAGGATGCCGATCTCGAGCACTTTATCCAGCAGGTTGCCGATGCCGGCTGCGAGGTCTTTATCGTCCACGCGCGCAAGGCATGGTTGCAGGGGCTATCGCCGAAGGAAAACCGTGATGTTCCGCCGCTCAACTATCCGCGTGTGCACCGCCTCAAGGCCAACCGCCCGGAGTTGCATATCGGCATCAACGGCGGCATCAAGACGCTGGAGGAGTGCCATGCGCAGCTGGAGCACGTCGATAGCGTGATGATCGGTCGCGAGGCCTATCAGAATCCGTGGCTGCTGGCGGGTATCGATGAGGCGCTGTATGGCACTCCTGGCCCTGCTACTGATCGTCATGAGGCAGCACGGGCCATGCGCGCCTATATCGTCCGTCGCCTCGAGGAAGGCGCGAAGCTCAATCACATGACCCGCCACATGCTGGGGCTGTTTCAGGGTTGTCCTGGCGGTCGTCGTTTCCGTCGCCATCTATCCGAGAACGCGCATCGCGAAGGCGCGGGACTCAGCGTACTCGATGATGCCCTGGGGTTGGTGCCCGAGGTAGAGCCCGAAAGCGCAGCATAA
- the ampC gene encoding class C beta-lactamase, translated as MLNRLLPLVLAVAAGSAHAAAEPCANTTIDQQINTLMSRHHMAGVSVAVVDHGQLCVSHYGVASRDTETAVNDDTLFEIGSVSKTFTSTLAARVHQQGSFKWSDTAASIAPELADSPAGKASMVELATYTAGGLPLQFPEGVAQDNVNDYYRNWQPEYPAGTQRLYSNPSIGLFGALAARSADKPFSQLMQDEVLPELGLQSTWLNVPEAQKSHYAQGYNDDGEPVRVHPGAMDAQAYGIKTTALDMARFVQANIDAYQQDNPMSHSLLETQHGYAEVGDMLQGFGWESYALPVTLDTLHAGTSAQMALEPQPATLLKTSGDPQPQRWYHKTGSTGGFGAYAAFMPSREQGIVILANGRYPNGERAEAAWKILESLQH; from the coding sequence ATGCTGAATCGCCTGCTTCCTCTTGTGCTTGCTGTCGCAGCTGGCTCTGCCCACGCAGCAGCCGAGCCCTGCGCCAATACCACCATTGATCAGCAGATCAACACACTGATGAGCCGCCATCATATGGCCGGTGTATCCGTGGCGGTGGTGGATCATGGCCAGCTGTGCGTCAGCCACTATGGCGTGGCTTCTCGTGACACTGAAACCGCCGTAAACGACGACACCCTGTTCGAGATCGGATCAGTGAGCAAGACATTCACCTCGACGCTCGCCGCCAGGGTACATCAGCAGGGAAGCTTCAAATGGAGCGACACTGCTGCCTCCATTGCACCAGAGCTCGCCGATAGTCCGGCAGGCAAGGCTTCCATGGTCGAGCTGGCAACCTATACAGCTGGTGGCCTGCCGTTGCAGTTCCCCGAAGGGGTTGCGCAAGACAACGTCAACGACTACTACCGTAACTGGCAACCCGAATACCCGGCCGGCACCCAGCGCCTGTACTCCAATCCCAGCATCGGCCTGTTCGGTGCGCTGGCAGCGCGCAGTGCCGACAAGCCCTTCAGCCAGTTGATGCAGGACGAAGTGCTCCCCGAGCTGGGACTTCAGTCCACCTGGCTGAATGTCCCCGAAGCACAGAAAAGCCACTATGCCCAAGGTTACAACGACGACGGAGAACCCGTGAGGGTCCACCCCGGCGCCATGGACGCCCAGGCCTATGGCATCAAGACAACCGCGCTGGATATGGCACGCTTCGTTCAGGCCAATATCGATGCCTACCAGCAGGATAACCCCATGTCTCACAGCCTGTTGGAAACCCAGCATGGCTACGCCGAGGTCGGCGACATGCTGCAGGGGTTCGGCTGGGAGAGCTACGCGCTGCCGGTCACTCTGGATACGCTCCACGCAGGCACCTCTGCGCAAATGGCGCTGGAGCCTCAACCTGCCACCCTGCTGAAGACCTCTGGCGACCCACAGCCCCAGCGCTGGTATCACAAGACCGGCTCGACCGGCGGATTCGGTGCCTACGCTGCCTTCATGCCATCCCGCGAACAGGGCATCGTGATTCTCGCCAATGGACGCTACCCCAATGGCGAGCGTGCAGAAGCGGCGTGGAAGATTCTCGAGTCGTTGCAACACTAA
- the katE gene encoding catalase HPII, giving the protein MANNPYTESNRDAAHDTECHSDDDSKSDLLEAYRSDAEGHDLRTNQGTRIADDHNSLKAGERGPTLLEDFVFREKMNHFDHERIPERIVHARGAAAHGYFQPYKAAARYSRAGLFKDTSRKTPVFVRFSTVQGGRGSNDTVRDVRGFAVKFYTDEGNWDLVGNNMPVFFIQDAMKFPDFVHAVKPEPHNEIPQGQSAHDTFWDFVSLMPESAHMVLWTMSDRAFPRHYRYMEGFGVHTFRLIDREGKARFVKFHWKPLAGTHSLIWDEAQKLWGRDPDFNRREMWGDIENGDALEWELGIQVVEEDDEHAFDIDILDPTKLIPEEQVAVTPIGKMVLDRNPDNYFAETEQVAFNPGNVVPGIDFSNDPLLQGRLFSYLDTQMLRLGGPNFHEIPINQPVCPFHNHQRDAPHRQTINKGQASYEPNSIDGGWPTETPPAPENGGFESYNERIDAHKIRARSESFGDHYSQARLFWHSQSEVEQEHIIAAYTFELSKVERPWIRERVIQNILPNIDMELARRVGEAHGIEPPDHAPAVKEEFGKSALDSSAALSLLHRQQPDIRYRKVAILVANGVDGEQVEALQKKLEEEGAAGLTIAPSMAPVSTLQGGSLTPDAMLNGLPSVTMDAVVVAGGVDSVATLTGMGLGLYYVQEAYKHLKPIAGLGDARNLLDAAGISAPEEGIMQADSVDGIYADFREALLGHRVWSRDAKANQMPA; this is encoded by the coding sequence ATGGCCAATAATCCCTACACTGAATCCAATCGAGATGCTGCCCACGATACCGAGTGCCACTCCGATGATGACAGCAAGTCTGATCTTCTGGAGGCTTATCGTAGCGACGCCGAAGGACATGATCTGCGGACCAATCAGGGCACTCGCATCGCGGATGATCATAATTCGCTGAAAGCAGGAGAGCGTGGGCCTACCCTGCTGGAAGACTTCGTCTTCCGCGAAAAGATGAACCACTTTGATCACGAGCGGATTCCCGAGCGTATCGTTCACGCCCGGGGAGCCGCAGCCCACGGCTATTTTCAGCCCTACAAGGCCGCCGCACGCTATTCCAGGGCAGGTCTGTTCAAGGATACGTCCCGGAAGACGCCGGTGTTCGTGCGCTTTTCCACCGTTCAGGGCGGCCGTGGCTCGAATGATACCGTGCGCGATGTACGTGGCTTTGCCGTCAAGTTCTACACCGACGAAGGCAACTGGGATCTGGTCGGCAACAACATGCCGGTGTTCTTCATCCAGGATGCGATGAAGTTCCCCGACTTTGTGCACGCGGTGAAGCCTGAGCCACACAACGAAATCCCCCAGGGCCAGTCGGCCCACGATACCTTCTGGGACTTCGTGTCGCTGATGCCCGAGAGCGCGCATATGGTGCTGTGGACGATGTCGGACCGGGCATTCCCGCGCCACTATCGTTATATGGAAGGCTTCGGTGTCCACACGTTCCGACTGATCGATCGTGAGGGTAAGGCGCGCTTCGTCAAGTTTCACTGGAAGCCGCTGGCGGGCACTCACTCACTGATCTGGGACGAAGCCCAGAAGCTGTGGGGGCGAGATCCCGACTTCAACCGTCGCGAGATGTGGGGGGATATCGAGAACGGCGATGCACTGGAATGGGAACTCGGCATTCAGGTGGTGGAAGAGGACGATGAACACGCCTTCGATATCGATATTCTGGACCCGACCAAGTTGATTCCCGAAGAACAGGTTGCGGTGACACCGATCGGCAAGATGGTGCTCGACCGCAATCCCGACAACTACTTTGCCGAAACCGAACAGGTGGCCTTCAACCCCGGCAACGTGGTGCCCGGGATCGACTTCAGCAATGATCCGTTGCTTCAGGGACGGCTGTTCTCTTATCTGGATACCCAGATGCTGCGTCTGGGTGGGCCGAACTTCCACGAAATTCCGATCAACCAGCCGGTATGCCCCTTCCACAATCATCAGAGGGATGCCCCGCATCGTCAGACCATCAACAAGGGGCAGGCGTCCTACGAGCCGAACTCCATCGACGGCGGCTGGCCCACAGAGACACCTCCAGCGCCGGAGAACGGCGGCTTCGAGAGCTACAACGAGCGCATCGATGCCCATAAGATTCGGGCTCGCAGCGAGTCCTTTGGTGACCACTACTCTCAGGCGCGGCTCTTCTGGCACAGCCAGAGCGAGGTCGAGCAGGAGCACATCATTGCGGCTTACACCTTCGAGTTGTCCAAGGTCGAGCGCCCCTGGATTCGTGAGCGCGTCATTCAGAATATCCTGCCCAACATCGACATGGAGCTTGCTCGTCGGGTTGGCGAGGCGCACGGCATCGAGCCACCCGATCATGCCCCGGCAGTGAAAGAAGAGTTCGGTAAATCGGCGTTGGATTCATCCGCGGCATTGAGCCTGCTGCACCGACAGCAGCCGGATATTCGCTATCGCAAGGTCGCTATCCTGGTGGCCAATGGTGTCGATGGCGAGCAGGTCGAGGCGCTGCAGAAGAAGCTTGAAGAAGAGGGGGCCGCCGGCTTGACGATTGCACCGTCCATGGCGCCAGTCAGTACCCTGCAAGGGGGTAGTTTGACGCCGGACGCGATGCTCAATGGGCTGCCCTCCGTCACGATGGATGCGGTAGTCGTGGCTGGTGGCGTCGATAGCGTCGCGACCCTGACCGGGATGGGGTTGGGGCTCTACTATGTCCAGGAGGCCTATAAGCACTTGAAGCCGATTGCCGGCCTTGGCGATGCCCGCAACCTGCTCGATGCCGCAGGCATTTCGGCGCCGGAAGAGGGCATTATGCAGGCTGATTCGGTCGATGGGATCTATGCGGATTTCCGCGAAGCCCTGCTTGGCCACCGGGTCTGGTCGCGTGATGCCAAGGCCAACCAGATGCCGGCCTGA
- a CDS encoding LysR family transcriptional regulator: MDRHQLPLNALRAFEAAARHSSFTGAANELCVSQAAVSHQVRSLEALLGVALFRRLPRGLCLTSEGELLFPMLRDTLDRLSQTLEILSDGARREVLSLGVVGTFAACWLLPRLEDFRQRFPFVDVRVATHNNRVELATEGYDMAIRYGGGAWHGELAVHLMDAPLSVLCAPQVAQDLHAPVDVLGQTLLRSFRSDEWQTWLAAAGVDPYLRLPDSVILDSSLAMMEAVVQGTGVALVPVPMFERQLTSGAIVRPFETQVVLGSYWLTRLQSHPESAAMSVFRRWLIEQAHNAPRNSPEASVVTLA; this comes from the coding sequence ATGGATCGCCATCAACTTCCACTGAATGCGTTACGTGCCTTCGAGGCTGCGGCACGGCACTCCAGCTTCACTGGTGCGGCCAATGAGCTCTGTGTCAGCCAGGCGGCGGTCAGTCATCAGGTGCGTAGCCTTGAGGCGCTGTTGGGAGTGGCACTGTTTCGTCGCTTACCGCGTGGCCTATGCCTGACCAGTGAAGGTGAGCTGTTGTTTCCCATGCTGCGCGATACGCTGGACAGGCTGTCGCAGACCCTGGAAATACTTTCCGACGGCGCTCGTCGCGAGGTGCTGAGCCTGGGAGTCGTCGGTACCTTCGCTGCGTGTTGGTTGTTGCCGAGGCTCGAGGATTTTCGTCAACGATTCCCGTTCGTTGATGTAAGAGTCGCGACCCACAACAACCGCGTAGAACTGGCAACCGAAGGCTATGACATGGCGATTCGTTATGGCGGCGGCGCCTGGCATGGTGAATTGGCGGTGCATTTGATGGATGCACCTTTAAGTGTCCTTTGTGCTCCACAGGTAGCTCAGGATCTACATGCTCCAGTCGATGTTCTTGGTCAGACGTTGCTGCGTTCCTTTCGCAGCGATGAGTGGCAGACCTGGCTGGCGGCGGCAGGTGTAGATCCGTATCTGCGATTACCGGATAGCGTGATTCTGGATTCGTCGTTGGCGATGATGGAAGCGGTGGTGCAGGGCACCGGTGTAGCACTGGTGCCTGTGCCGATGTTCGAACGTCAATTGACCAGTGGCGCGATTGTCAGGCCCTTCGAGACCCAGGTGGTACTGGGGAGCTATTGGCTGACACGCCTGCAGTCGCATCCCGAGAGTGCTGCCATGTCAGTGTTTCGTCGCTGGTTGATCGAACAGGCGCACAATGCGCCGCGCAACTCTCCGGAAGCTTCAGTCGTGACGCTCGCCTGA
- a CDS encoding LysR substrate-binding domain-containing protein: MDTDLLRAFVTVAECQGFSAAGRVLHRTQSAISLQIKRLEDQMGKALFARTSRSVILTVDGERLLPYARHMLKLEDEAREALGERHLGERIRFGTSEEQANAYLPELLPRFAEVYPNTRIEVICDISANLVEDFQQGLLDVVLSVRHEPTQSGQLLGWEPMVWVAAEDSDPTRGHSLPLALNPEGCIFRAHALAALGRQGRRWELRYTSQSPTGINLPVQAGLAISVKTPRSIPPGCHIIDESSGLPALGQVEIEMHRRPGHASEAFELFCQQLEDVVIHSVDVNAPANPSSGERHD, from the coding sequence ATGGATACCGACCTACTACGAGCCTTTGTGACCGTCGCTGAATGTCAGGGCTTCAGTGCCGCTGGGCGAGTACTGCATCGCACCCAATCCGCCATCAGCCTGCAGATAAAACGCCTGGAAGACCAGATGGGTAAAGCACTGTTCGCACGCACCAGCCGCAGTGTGATCCTCACTGTCGATGGTGAGCGTCTGCTGCCGTACGCACGCCACATGCTCAAACTTGAGGATGAAGCCCGTGAGGCCCTCGGTGAACGGCATCTTGGCGAACGCATCCGCTTCGGTACCTCAGAAGAACAGGCCAATGCCTATCTGCCGGAGCTGTTGCCCCGCTTTGCCGAGGTCTATCCCAATACTCGTATTGAGGTGATCTGCGATATCAGTGCCAATCTGGTCGAGGATTTCCAGCAGGGCCTGCTCGATGTTGTGCTGTCGGTACGCCACGAACCCACCCAGTCAGGGCAACTGCTGGGCTGGGAGCCCATGGTGTGGGTCGCAGCTGAAGATTCCGACCCCACTCGAGGCCACTCGCTGCCGCTGGCGTTGAACCCCGAGGGCTGCATCTTTCGCGCTCATGCACTGGCAGCACTGGGCCGACAGGGACGGCGCTGGGAGTTACGCTATACCAGCCAGTCCCCGACCGGTATCAACCTGCCGGTACAAGCCGGGCTGGCAATCTCGGTCAAGACACCGCGCAGCATCCCACCGGGTTGTCACATCATTGATGAATCCAGTGGACTCCCCGCCCTCGGTCAGGTCGAGATCGAGATGCATCGACGCCCAGGTCATGCCAGCGAAGCCTTTGAATTGTTCTGCCAGCAGTTGGAGGACGTAGTCATCCACAGCGTCGACGTCAACGCACCCGCCAACCCGAGCTCAGGCGAGCGTCACGACTGA
- a CDS encoding SDR family oxidoreductase — MAERKQPSQQQERQPGREYAMEPEPEFIRDSYRGSDKLRDKVAVITGGDSGIGRAVALHYAREGADCVLAYLEEARDAERTRELVEAEGRHCLLLKGDVGDANFCREVIDRTVETFGKLNILVNNAAEQYDWVDVTQIPDTQLLRTFQTNIFSHFYMVKAALPHMQKGDSIIATSSINAFKGNDTLIDYSATKGAIQGLVRSLAISLVDKGIRVNAVAPGPVWTPLIPASFDAEKVATFGGQVPMDRAGQPSEMGPAYVYLASEESSYMTGQTLHLNGGVVLNT, encoded by the coding sequence ATGGCAGAACGTAAACAACCCTCGCAACAACAGGAGCGGCAGCCGGGCAGGGAATATGCGATGGAGCCTGAGCCCGAGTTCATTCGTGATAGCTATCGAGGTAGCGATAAACTCCGCGACAAGGTAGCTGTCATCACCGGTGGCGACAGCGGTATAGGACGAGCCGTTGCGCTGCATTACGCCAGGGAGGGGGCCGACTGTGTTCTCGCCTATCTCGAGGAAGCTCGTGATGCCGAGAGAACCCGCGAACTGGTAGAAGCCGAAGGCCGGCACTGCCTGCTGCTGAAGGGCGATGTCGGTGATGCAAACTTCTGTCGCGAGGTCATCGACAGGACGGTCGAGACCTTCGGCAAGCTCAACATCCTGGTCAACAATGCCGCAGAGCAGTACGACTGGGTTGACGTCACCCAGATTCCCGACACGCAACTGCTGCGTACCTTCCAGACCAATATCTTCAGCCACTTCTACATGGTCAAGGCGGCGTTGCCGCATATGCAGAAGGGCGACAGCATCATTGCGACTTCCTCCATCAATGCCTTCAAGGGCAACGACACTCTGATCGATTACTCCGCGACCAAGGGCGCGATTCAGGGGCTTGTTCGTTCGTTGGCGATATCGCTGGTCGACAAGGGGATTCGCGTCAACGCTGTTGCCCCCGGACCAGTGTGGACGCCATTGATACCGGCCAGCTTCGATGCCGAGAAGGTCGCTACGTTCGGTGGCCAGGTGCCCATGGACCGCGCGGGGCAGCCCAGTGAAATGGGGCCTGCCTACGTATACCTGGCCAGTGAAGAGTCGTCTTACATGACGGGACAGACACTGCATCTCAACGGCGGTGTGGTGCTCAACACCTGA
- a CDS encoding type I restriction endonuclease, whose translation MELSEKLSGIARRGQDQVDHIKNEEATKTALVLPFINALGYDPFDTREVVPEFTADVGTKKGEKVDYAIRADGNLSILVECKPIGTNLSNVQYNQLYRYFSCTDAKFAILTNGFEYRFYSDLDFENKLDNRPFFTFHLRDFNDQDIEELRKFTKPNFDVQAILSTANRLKYTNLAKQAIDEVFRETPEEFVKYIVGKIYDGRQTRQVIDEFTPIVRDASKLYIKEQVAQRLRGALASNDVDTQPPSASDISIVDDTSINDDGIETTQEEIDAYNIVRSILAENIDVSRIAMRDAKSYCAVLLDDNNRKPICRFHFNSKSIKRIGFFTNKNEERVDILSVNDIFQFRDQLKKTADEYQD comes from the coding sequence ATGGAGCTAAGCGAGAAACTATCAGGCATCGCACGACGTGGTCAGGACCAAGTCGATCATATCAAGAATGAAGAAGCCACAAAGACAGCTTTAGTGCTGCCGTTTATCAACGCTCTTGGTTACGACCCCTTTGACACTAGAGAGGTAGTTCCGGAATTCACGGCAGATGTTGGTACCAAGAAAGGCGAGAAGGTTGACTACGCCATAAGAGCCGATGGCAATCTTTCCATCCTGGTTGAATGCAAACCCATAGGCACCAACCTTTCCAACGTCCAATACAATCAATTATATCGATACTTCTCATGCACGGATGCGAAGTTTGCAATCCTGACCAATGGCTTTGAATATCGTTTCTACTCTGACCTGGATTTTGAAAACAAGCTGGATAACCGCCCCTTCTTCACCTTCCACCTTAGAGACTTCAACGACCAGGATATTGAAGAGCTACGGAAGTTCACGAAGCCAAACTTTGATGTTCAGGCTATACTCAGCACAGCCAACCGGCTGAAATACACCAATCTAGCAAAACAGGCTATTGACGAGGTATTTCGAGAAACACCTGAAGAGTTCGTGAAGTATATAGTAGGAAAAATATACGATGGTCGGCAGACACGACAAGTGATAGATGAGTTCACCCCAATTGTCCGAGATGCAAGCAAGCTATATATCAAGGAGCAAGTTGCACAGCGGCTGCGTGGCGCCCTAGCCAGCAATGACGTTGACACTCAACCTCCTTCAGCATCAGATATATCCATAGTCGACGACACTTCAATCAACGACGATGGAATAGAGACTACTCAAGAAGAAATAGATGCCTATAATATTGTCCGTTCGATTCTAGCGGAGAATATTGATGTTAGCCGCATTGCCATGCGCGATGCAAAATCATATTGCGCAGTGCTTCTCGACGACAACAACAGAAAGCCCATATGCCGCTTTCACTTTAATTCCAAATCCATCAAGCGTATAGGATTCTTCACCAACAAGAATGAAGAACGCGTAGACATTCTTTCCGTCAACGATATATTCCAGTTCCGTGATCAGTTAAAGAAAACTGCTGACGAGTATCAAGACTGA
- the thpD gene encoding ectoine hydroxylase — protein MQDTQDLFPTRLERKLGFFERIDPVIHCNDKQRADGPLSADELEEFDRKGFLSFECFFDPEEMEDFVQELRDYEEDEDLKLSEGTILEPGKQEIRSIFGIHQDSERFSRLTRNPRLLSMVQQILGSDVYIHQSRINYKPGFKGKGFDWHSDFETWHSEDGMPRMRSLSCSVILKANGEFNGPLMLIPGSHKYFIPCVGRTPEDNYKESLKSQEIGVPDAASLRKLMLENDIEAPKGASGTLIMFECNTLHGSNINMSCWPRSNLFFVYNSVENVLHDPYCGNKPRPDFLAARKDWDPLTPVETKS, from the coding sequence ATGCAAGATACTCAAGATCTTTTCCCGACGCGCCTGGAGCGAAAACTTGGTTTTTTCGAGCGTATCGATCCGGTCATACATTGCAATGATAAACAGCGCGCTGATGGACCATTAAGCGCAGACGAACTTGAGGAGTTTGATAGAAAAGGATTTCTATCGTTCGAGTGCTTTTTTGATCCAGAAGAGATGGAGGACTTTGTTCAGGAATTGCGCGATTACGAGGAAGATGAAGATTTAAAGCTGTCCGAAGGCACGATACTGGAGCCGGGGAAGCAGGAGATACGCTCAATTTTTGGTATTCACCAGGACTCTGAGCGCTTCAGCCGGCTGACAAGAAATCCTCGCCTGCTGTCCATGGTACAGCAAATACTCGGCAGTGATGTATATATTCATCAGTCACGGATAAATTACAAGCCTGGCTTTAAAGGAAAAGGCTTCGACTGGCATTCGGATTTCGAGACCTGGCACAGTGAAGATGGCATGCCGCGCATGCGCTCTCTGAGCTGTTCGGTCATATTGAAGGCGAATGGCGAATTCAATGGCCCTTTGATGCTGATTCCGGGCTCACACAAGTATTTCATTCCTTGTGTCGGTCGCACTCCGGAAGATAACTATAAGGAGTCTTTGAAAAGTCAGGAAATCGGTGTTCCAGATGCGGCTAGCCTGAGAAAGCTGATGTTGGAGAATGATATTGAAGCTCCTAAAGGTGCCTCAGGTACTTTAATAATGTTTGAGTGTAATACGCTTCACGGATCCAATATCAATATGTCTTGTTGGCCGAGGAGTAACCTGTTCTTCGTTTATAATAGTGTCGAGAATGTCCTTCATGACCCTTATTGTGGTAACAAACCACGCCCTGATTTTCTCGCGGCGCGAAAAGACTGGGACCCACTCACGCCGGTAGAGACAAAGTCGTAG